The following coding sequences lie in one Hippoglossus hippoglossus isolate fHipHip1 chromosome 14, fHipHip1.pri, whole genome shotgun sequence genomic window:
- the ccdc15 gene encoding coiled-coil domain-containing protein 15 isoform X1, translated as MSASRVIASTGGRNKAPVSRRKEHRAPGANRVLAGRNPPVVAVGAWVEDGQDFQEHPCALALITEELQAEKRRENEESLRRFQDEVRHRVAQQAQVFRKRQQPQTELMVKPNRRIPQQQYRVWTQHVPAGEKGVSAGAAIRQRVMERSSQGSSEGMRQVRLRLAACQMSSHGGTTSDLPGGKWNISPTRHASKAEYCMQRPEQEVEEEEDFQREEEGDDHFFTGQHECPLVQQKVSGSVLWDTDKSQPDPGFKSSLRATQVLWPLTEQEELRRQRQSQFLMQRRHFMSTEREQVKENNQHRKHLKRTARIKEEKEQIRLEEERKLERARQLVEARQQLEERELLIVERLRLEEEERAVELQRRKKEKHKVATRFIDALRAQMKERLSQEKLEPPPLCCCASSFWDSHPDTCANNCVFHNNPKAYAQALQSTMLNLDSR; from the exons ATGAGTGCTAGCCGGGTCATAGCCTCCACGGGCGGCCGAAACAAAGCTCCAGTCAGCCGCAGAAAGGAGCACCGAGCCCCCGGAGCTAACAGGGTGCTGGCGGGGAGGAACCCGCCTGTGGTGGCGGTGGGAGCCTGGGTGGAGGACGGACAAGACTTCCAGGAACACCCGTGT GCTCTTGCTTTGATAACTGAGGAGCTTCAggcagaaaagaggagggagaatgAAGAGAGCCTGCGACGATTTCAGGATGAAGTGCGCCACCGAGTGGCACAACAAGCCCAAGTCTTCAGGAAGAGACAGCAGCCTCAAACTGAGCTAATG GTTAAACCTAACAGGAGAATCCCGCAACAACAATATCGAGTGTGGACCCAGCATGTGCCTGCTGGGGAGAAGGGGGTGTCTGCAGGAGCTGCTATACGACAGAGGGTGATGGAGAGGAGCTCTCAGGGG TCTAGTGAAGGCATGAGGCAGGTCAGACTCAGACTGGCCGCCTGTCAGATGAGCTCTCATGGAGGAACAACGTCAGACCTTCCTGGAGGCAAATGGAACATCTCCCCAACCAGACATGCAAGC AAAGCTGAATATTGCATGCAAAGAccagaacaggaagtggaagaggaggaggattttcagagagaggaagagggagatgaTCATTTCTTCACCGGTCAACATGAATGTCCCCTTGTTCAGCAGAAG GTCAGTGGAAGTGTGTTGTGGGACACAGACAAATCACAGCCTGATCCTGGTTTCAAGTCCAGCCTCAGAGCCACTCAGGTCCTGTGGCCTCTGActgagcaggaggagctgaggagacaG CGTCAGTCTCAGTTCCTGATGCAGCGTCGTCACTTCATGAGCACAGAGAGGGAGCAAGTGAAGGAGAACAATCAGCACAGGAAACACCTGAAGAGAACTGCAAG gataaaagaagagaaagaacagattcgtctggaggaagagagaaagttGGAGAGAGCTCGGCAGCTCGTGGAGGCCcgacagcagctggaggagagagagctgctgaTTGTGGAACGACTGAGgcttgaggaggaggagagagctgtggagctgcagaggagaaaaaaggaaaaacacaaagtagcTACAAG GTTCATTGACGCCCTGAGAGCTCAGATGAAGGAGAGACTGTCGCAGGAGAAACTGgagccccctcctctctgctgctgtgcttcCTCTTTCTGGGACTCTCACCCCGACACCTGTGCTAACAACTGTGTCTTCCACAACAACCCCAAAG CATATGCCCAGGCGTTACAATCAACAATGCTGAATTTGGATTCACGGTAA
- the ccdc15 gene encoding coiled-coil domain-containing protein 15 isoform X2 → MSASRVIASTGGRNKAPVSRRKEHRAPGANRVLAGRNPPVVAVGAWVEDGQDFQEHPCALALITEELQAEKRRENEESLRRFQDEVRHRVAQQAQVFRKRQQPQTELMVKPNRRIPQQQYRVWTQHVPAGEKGVSAGAAIRQRVMERSSQGKAEYCMQRPEQEVEEEEDFQREEEGDDHFFTGQHECPLVQQKVSGSVLWDTDKSQPDPGFKSSLRATQVLWPLTEQEELRRQRQSQFLMQRRHFMSTEREQVKENNQHRKHLKRTARIKEEKEQIRLEEERKLERARQLVEARQQLEERELLIVERLRLEEEERAVELQRRKKEKHKVATRFIDALRAQMKERLSQEKLEPPPLCCCASSFWDSHPDTCANNCVFHNNPKAYAQALQSTMLNLDSR, encoded by the exons ATGAGTGCTAGCCGGGTCATAGCCTCCACGGGCGGCCGAAACAAAGCTCCAGTCAGCCGCAGAAAGGAGCACCGAGCCCCCGGAGCTAACAGGGTGCTGGCGGGGAGGAACCCGCCTGTGGTGGCGGTGGGAGCCTGGGTGGAGGACGGACAAGACTTCCAGGAACACCCGTGT GCTCTTGCTTTGATAACTGAGGAGCTTCAggcagaaaagaggagggagaatgAAGAGAGCCTGCGACGATTTCAGGATGAAGTGCGCCACCGAGTGGCACAACAAGCCCAAGTCTTCAGGAAGAGACAGCAGCCTCAAACTGAGCTAATG GTTAAACCTAACAGGAGAATCCCGCAACAACAATATCGAGTGTGGACCCAGCATGTGCCTGCTGGGGAGAAGGGGGTGTCTGCAGGAGCTGCTATACGACAGAGGGTGATGGAGAGGAGCTCTCAGGGG AAAGCTGAATATTGCATGCAAAGAccagaacaggaagtggaagaggaggaggattttcagagagaggaagagggagatgaTCATTTCTTCACCGGTCAACATGAATGTCCCCTTGTTCAGCAGAAG GTCAGTGGAAGTGTGTTGTGGGACACAGACAAATCACAGCCTGATCCTGGTTTCAAGTCCAGCCTCAGAGCCACTCAGGTCCTGTGGCCTCTGActgagcaggaggagctgaggagacaG CGTCAGTCTCAGTTCCTGATGCAGCGTCGTCACTTCATGAGCACAGAGAGGGAGCAAGTGAAGGAGAACAATCAGCACAGGAAACACCTGAAGAGAACTGCAAG gataaaagaagagaaagaacagattcgtctggaggaagagagaaagttGGAGAGAGCTCGGCAGCTCGTGGAGGCCcgacagcagctggaggagagagagctgctgaTTGTGGAACGACTGAGgcttgaggaggaggagagagctgtggagctgcagaggagaaaaaaggaaaaacacaaagtagcTACAAG GTTCATTGACGCCCTGAGAGCTCAGATGAAGGAGAGACTGTCGCAGGAGAAACTGgagccccctcctctctgctgctgtgcttcCTCTTTCTGGGACTCTCACCCCGACACCTGTGCTAACAACTGTGTCTTCCACAACAACCCCAAAG CATATGCCCAGGCGTTACAATCAACAATGCTGAATTTGGATTCACGGTAA
- the psmg1 gene encoding proteasome assembly chaperone 1: protein MATFFGEVLSVYSRAVEEDDEELEENEEDEQIRRELEEKREVHLHWTPEVSDSLKSGNKLPCAEFILAVGHNAARFLSVYVLTSANWDKVGHASAWNERSRAVTGQTSTESACVFYRHKENPSVLMCQVTSYIAEDQLFQWTEKVFDCLQHRELNVTVLSDSSVADYKTADYLCTSATPFLRSLHTGTFSGQPVCQSLEQPNIVTGLSAAVLNHCQVQRIATVVYQCYSDVIGPDSVTMETYKPALTKLGKSIQLASSPNTDVLRKFIQTTEIQSNLYI, encoded by the exons ATGGCGACGTTTTTCGGCGAGGTGCTGTCGGTGTATTCTCGGGCTGTGGAGGAAGACGACGAGGAGCTTGAGGAAAACGAGGAAGACGAACAAATCCGCCGAGAGCTGGAGGAAAAGAG GGAGGTTCATCTGCACTGGACCCCTGAAGTCTCCGATTCACTCAAGTCGGGAAACAAGCTGCCGTGTGCTGAGTTCATCCTCGCTGTGGGACACAACGCTGCCA GGTTTCTGTCAGTGTACGTTCTCACCTCTGCAAACTGGGACAAAGTGGGACATGCTTCAGCGTGGAACGAGAGGAGCCGAGCTGTAACTGGACAAACCAGCACGGAGTCAGCATGTGTTTTCTACAGACACAAGGAAAACCCGTCA GTTTTGATGTGCCAAGTGACTTCCTACATCGCAGAAGACCAGCTTTTTCAGTGGACAGAAAAG GTTTTTGATTGTCTTCAGCACAGAGAGCTGAACGTGACAGTGTTGTCAGATAGCTCTGTGGCCGATTACAAGACAGCAGACTATCTGTGCACCAGCGCCACTCCCTTCCTGCGCTCTCTCCACACCGGTACCTTCAGTGGTCAGCCGGTCTGCCAATCACTGGAGCAGCCCAACATAGTAACTGGGCTTTCAGCTGCAG TACTGAACCACTGCCAGGTCCAGCGCATCGCCACTGTCGTTTACCAGTGTTACAGTGACGTCATCGGCCCTGACTCTGTCACCATGGAGACCTACAAGCCTGCACTAACCAAGCTTGGGAAGTCCATACAG tTGGCCTCGTCTCCGAACACAGACGTCCTGCGCAAGTTTATCCAAACCACCGAAATTCAGAGTAATCTCTACATCTGA
- the LOC117774450 gene encoding uncharacterized protein C11orf87 homolog, with protein MTDRTSEAPRLPVPLRRCHGALQAINSNGTCVEQLGFFPPFSSTLALLVLVVVLAGVVLVSLATFHFHKRKLRKRKIQRAQEEYERDSRSPTRAGASGDPARPCVIVRPVRCGEVQPACRSGGGGDVTGAPGEDERELHETVALDC; from the coding sequence ATGACGGACAGAACCTCCGAGGCCCCGCGGCTGCCGGTGCCGCTGCGCCGCTGCCACGGGGCGCTCCAGGCCATCAACAGCAACGGCACCTGCGTGGAGCAGCTCGGCTTCTTTCCGCCGTTCTCCTCCACCCTCGCGCTCCTCGTGCTGGTGGTCGTGCTCGCGGGGGTCGTCCTCGTCTCCCTGGCAACGTTCCACTTCCACAAGAGGAAGCTCCGGAAGAGGAAGATCCAGCGCGCGCAGGAGGAATACGAGCGCGACAGTCGCAGCCCCACGCGCGCAGGGGCGAGCGGGGATCCCGCGAGGCCGTGCGTCATCGTGCGGCCGGTGAGATGCGGGGAGGTTCAGCCCGCGTGCCGGAGCGGGGGAGGCGGGGACGTCACCGGGGCACCGGGGGAGGACGAGCGCGAGCTGCACGAGACGGTTGCTCTGGACTGTTAA